The sequence ACGGGCCGAGCACGACCTCGGCGGCGCGACCGAGCAGACCGAAGGGTGCGGCGAAGCGCACGCGGTCGAGCATCAGGGTGCCGCCGGCGTATTCGGTGTACGTGTGCTCATGCCGGAAGCTCGCGAACGGGCCGCTGACCTGCTCGTCGACGAACCGGAACGGCGGGTCGAGCTCGGTGATGCGGCTGGTCATCCGGAACGGCACACCGAAGTGCCAGGCGCGCCAGGTCACCTCCTCGCCGAGCCCGATGCGCCCGGTCGTCACGCCGCCGATTGCACGCTCGCGCGAACGAGCCATCGACGCGACGTGGGCATCGATGTCGGGCACATCGAGAACACCGACTCGCGTGGCGCCGAGACCGGCGTGCGCACCTCGAACTCGACCACGGGATCCACCATAGGGTCCGGGCCGGTGGGTGC is a genomic window of Agromyces protaetiae containing:
- a CDS encoding SRPBCC family protein; protein product: MPDIDAHVASMARSRERAIGGVTTGRIGLGEEVTWRAWHFGVPFRMTSRITELDPPFRFVDEQVSGPFASFRHEHTYTEYAGGTLMLDRVRFAAPFGLLGRAAEVVLGPYLRRLIAARNAHLASTI